The nucleotide sequence CTAAAAGATGAAGAGCGTACAAAAATGAGCATTTGGTCTGAAGCGCTATTGGAATTAGATCGCGCTAGCAGCAACGAAAATTTGAGTCCGCTTATATTAAATGTTTTAAACAGCAATACCAGCATTCCTACCATCCAAACCGACGAGGAAGGGAATATTGTGTCTACCCATTATATCGATCCTGAAAAGATTGACACTCCTGAAAAAGCCGAAAACTATCTAAACCGGTTACGAGCTGAAAACGAACCGATTATTATGCATTTAGATCGGTTTAGGACTCATTTAGTTTTCTACGGAAATTCTCCCGTTTTAAATAGTTTAAAGTATTATCCGCTAGGTCTGGTAACCATTGGTTTTCTAATTCTTGGAGTAATTTATTTCTTTTATACAACCACCAAAAATAGTGAGCAGAATAAATTATGGGCAGGAATGGCAAAAGAAACTGCGCATCAAATTGGCACTCCTTTAAGTTCACTTATAGGCTGGACAGAAATTCTTAAGCAAGAAAACGTAAATGAAGTTTACGTTGCTGAGATTGAAAAAGACATTGATCGCTTACAAACTATAACTGAAAGATTCTCTAAAATTGGTTCGGCTCCTTTATTACAGGAAACCGATCTTGTAGAAGCCACCAGAGAAAGTTATCAATACTTACAATCCAGAAGTTCTAAACTAATTGATTTTAATCTGATCGTACCACGAGAAGAAATTAAAGTAAACCTAAATACGCAGCTTTATAGTTGGACCATCGAGAACTTAGTAAAAAATGCTATCGATGCAATGCGCGGAAAAGGAAAACTTTCTCTTGAAATTAGACAAAATGAAAAACAAGTTTTTGTCTATGTTCATGATACCGGAAAAGGAATCGATAAAAACCGTTTTAAGGTTATTTTCGAGCCAGGACAAACCACAAAGAAGCGCGGATGGGGATTAGGACTATCATTAGCTAAACGAATTGTAGAAGAGTATCACGACGGGCGCATTCGCGTTGCAAAAAGTGAGATTGGAGAAGGAACTACTTTTGAAATTATGCTGAGAAAAACCTAATATCGATTTAAGATTGCTCTAAGATCATCTGGTATCGCATTTGTTTGTTCTTCTTTGAAATTATAAAATACAGCCACATCTTTACCTATTGCACAAATTTCCTGATTATCGTTTAGAATATGATGTTCTATTTTAAAACTTTTAGTGCCAATTTCAGCGATTCTTGTTTTTATAAGAACATTTCCCGGATAGTGTAACGTCTTTTTAAAATCGCAATGCGTAGAAACTAACATTGCACCTTTTTTACTTTCAGTATACATTTTATGCAATCCGGTAGCTTCCCAAAGATTTACTCTGCCAGATTGCATAAAACGCATAAAGCTAAGATTGTTTACATGGCGATACATATCTAGATCGCTCCAATCTATCCTTAATTTTAATTCAAGTTTAAACAACGTCAGCTTATAAATTTACATGAATTGATTCAGCAAGTTCTTTAAGTTGTTCTTCGCTCATCTCGTGATGATTTGCAAAATTCATATCTCCCATATCATTTAACGGAATTAAATGCACATGCACGTGAGGAACTTCCAAACCTACAACGGCGACACCTACTCTTTTGCACTCAACTGTCTTTTCTAGTGCTAATGCTACTTTTCTAGAAAAACGCATAAGTTCCATATACATTTGTTCGTCCATATCGAAAATATAGTCGACCTCTTTTTTAGGAATACATAGCGTATGACCTTTAGCATTAGGCCGAACATCTAAAAAGGCTAAAAACTGACTATCCTCTGCAATTTTATAAGCAGGAATTTCACCGTGAACTATTTTTGTAAATAAGCTGGACATAATTTCAATTTTGATTAGGTTCTATAAAATTAAAAATCCTTTTCTTCAATCTAAGTTAAAAGATTTAGAAAAGGATTCTATTAATTCTTAAACAGTATCAAATTATTCTCTCCAGATTTCAAGTACTTCAAACTTCATTACACCGTTTGGCACAGCAATATCGGCTACTTCACCTACTTTTTTACCTAAAAGTCCTTTTCCGATAGGAGAATCTACAGATATTTTCCCGGATTTTAAGTCGGCTTCGCTTTGTGCTACCAATTTATATTTTACTTCAGCTCCATTATTTTGATTTTTAATTTTCACGTGGGAGTGAATTAAAACTTTAGAAGTATCTAATTGAGATTCGTCAATTACACGTGCGTTTGCTACAACCTCTTCCAGTTTAGAAATCTTCATCTCTAGAAGCCCCTGTGCTTCTTTTGCCGCATCGTATTCTGCATTCTCACTTAAATCACCTTTATCTCTGGCTTCACCAATAGCTTCAGAAGCTCTTGGACGTTCTACATCTTTAAGTTGATTTAATTCTTCTCTCAACTTTTTTAGTCCTTCTGCAGTGTAATAAGATACTTTACTCATAACTTCGTCGTTTTTATAATTGGTAAAGGGCCATTAAAAAGAGGCCTTTTTCCAAAAAATAATATGTTTTTAATGATTGTATAAATCTAACGGCCTTAACTAGGCGTAGGGAATAAAAAGATTATCCACTAAATGAGGTTTTTCAAGTCTCGCGGTTTGACTGCGAACTTGAATATTCTAAGCTGCATTATCATTAGATTATTGTTATTAATAAAAAAAATCCCACCAGTAATGGGATTGATCTTAACAAATATAAGAAATTTACATTTCCGATAAAAAAAGAAATTGAATGAAGCGTTTTTTATTTTTTAATATGCTATTGGTTTTATTAACAGGCTGTTCTTCGAGCGACGATGGTATTAATAACAACCCCAATTTAGTCAATATAAACTTCGGTTTCAATGTCAATCTTGATCTTCCACAATACAATCAATTAAATTTCCCGGGGAATCAAATAACTATTTATAATGAAGGAATTGGGATTAAAGGAGTAGTTATTTATAATGTAAATAACGATCTTTTTCTAGCTTACGAATTAAGTGATCCAAATCATGCGCCCAATGATTGTTCTGCAATGACTTTGAATGGGATTGAAGCTACCTGTAGTTGCGAAGGAAATGTATACAACATCATCACCGGTGAACAGGTGGAAGGAGAAGATGATTATGCGATGAAACCCTATAGAGTAGAAAAGCGAGGCAATACAATTACCATTTCTAATTAATTATTAAAACTACTGCGAGAAGAGGGATTTGTATTCAAATAATTTGAAGAGCAGTTAGAATAAAAAATGCCCGAAATTTTTCTCAAATTTCAGGCATTAGAACTAAAAATAAATCAAATATATTTAAAATTTAAGCGTAACCCCAGCGAGAAAATTGATTGTAGCCTGCGGGTAATAAGCAACATAACCATCATCATAATATCCATTAGAGATGTACTTTTCATCAAAAATATTATTCACCAAACCGGTAAATAGTACTTCTTTAAAAAGCGGTGCATTATCCCAGGTATATTGAATATTTAAATCGTTTACAAGATAATCATCCAATTCTGAACTTTCTGCTTCAATATTGCTCATATACTGTTCTCCTACATATTTGGTTAACCAGTTTATTCGCAAATTTTTTAAAGGATTTACCTGTATCATATTCCCGCCTACAATCGAAGGAGAAAATGAGATATCGGTATCACCAATATTCACCTGTTCATCATCTACAATAGTTAAAAAGTCTATATTTTTATTTCGACTTAAAGCAATATTAGGTCGTATGCTCAAATAATCTGTAATCCTAAAAGTAGCATCTATTTCTAACCCTAAACGATAACTTTCATCGCTATTTTCTCTTAAAGCAGCGCCTTCATTATCAATTTGCCCTGTTAAAACTAATTGATCCTTATAATCCATAAAATAAAGATTAGCGTTTATTTGGGTTTTGGAATCATTAAATCGCCATCCTAATTCGTAGTCATTAAGTTTTTCTTCTGTTGGATTGGGTTTGTTGTTACTAATGGCCGCCTCATAATCGCGCCTTACCGGCTCGCGATGTGCCCTGGCGAACGAACCATATAATTGATGTGCTTTATTGAACTGGTAAGTGAAGCCAAATTTAGGATTAAAAAACGAAAAACTATCGTTGACGTTAAATACTTCCAATTCTTCGGTTGGACCGGTAGCTTCATAACTAATGGTTCTTAATTGCAAATCGCCATACATAGCTAATTTTTCAGTAATAGAGACTGTTGTTTTTCCGTAGATATTAAAATCGGTTTTAACGGCATTATTAAAGTAAAACGGTTCTAATGGATCATTATTTCTGGCAAATCGGGTATAAATCACTTCTCCAAAGTGATCGCCGTCGTAGCGGTTCCAACCTCCTCCTAAAATAGCGTCTACTTTACTATTTTTATAATTCAAACTAAAAGTCGTACCATAAAAATGATTATCCAACCAGCTCGTATTTACAAGATCTGATGTAGTTACTTCTTCTCCATTAGCCATAAAATTAGATAATCCAAAAGAATTTAAATTGGCGTCTTCCTCATATTCTTCGTAATAACCTCTTCCGTAGGTATAATGGAACGCCAAGTTTGAAGACCAGTTAGTATCGTATTTTTGATTCCATAATAACTGGTAATGATCTTGCTGATAATTATCGGTTTGGTTATCGTAAAATTTTATATTGCCCTGCTCATCGGTATATTCACCAGAGGGATTATAAGTTCGGTTAGTATCCAATACATCACCTGGTATACCGTTCCAAGCCTGGTATGTGCGTTGTTTTCCTCCAAACATAATAGCTTTTACCAACGTATTATCTGCAACATAAGCACCTTGCAAAAAGTAAGATTTCAGTTCAGAATCTGCTCTATCAATATATCCGTCACTTTTGATTAATGAAGCTCTTCCTGAAAAATCCCAATGATCATTAAAAAGACCTGTATTGAATTTAGCAGTATGTTTATGGGTATTGAAAGATCCATAACTATTGGCAACCTCAGCAGATGCTTCTTCACTATACCTATCGGTTAAAATATTGATACTGGCACCAAAAGCCCCGGCTCCATTAGTTGAAGTTCCTACACCACGTTGTAACTGAATATTTTCTGTAGAAGAAGCAAAATCTCCCAAATTTACCCAGAAAGTTCCTTGGCTTTCAGCATCGTTATAAGGCACACCGTTGATTGTTACATTTGTTCGAGTAGCATCACTACCACGCACTCTAATCCCCGTGTAACCTACGCCGTTCCCGGCATCTGTGGTTGTTACTACAGATGGCAGATAATTCATCAAAATAGGAATATCCTGTCCTAAATTCCTACTTTCAATTTCTTCGTTAGATAAATTGCTAAAAGTGATAGGAGAATCGGCATCTACACGAATAGAACGTAAAAAAACTTCTCCTAAAACCTCTTCAGCATCACCAAAATCTACATCTAATATTTGATCTTCAGTAAGGTTTACTTCGTAGGATTTTCTATTTCCGAAGACAAAATCGATAGTATAATCACCTTCTGACAAAACAAGTCGATACTCCCCTAAATCATTGGTTTGCGTACCTTCTTTTTCTTCAGAAACATAAACTGTTACTCCGCTTAAGGGTTCTCCTTTTCGACTTACTATACCTTTTAGCTCATATTGCTGCGCAAGAGCAGACATACTAAAAAGTATAACTAAACTACTGAATAATATATTTTTCATTCGTAACAATGATTTACGAATAAAAGGGGCCATTATTCCATTTAAAAATTTGGTTGAAAAAAATAAATCCTGAATTTCTCTAAAAAATTTAGAGCATATCCAGGAGCGCTAGTGCTTTGTTTAAGCACTTATCCCTTGGCAGCATTACCTGCCCAGGTTCATTGGGTATAATCTCAGCCCTAAAGGCACCCCTTATGAGATCGCTGCAAATGTAAAACGGTTTTTTTGATTTATAGCTATCATTCCAATTGATTTAAATCCCGTATTTTTGAAGAGTTTGAAAAAGATATGCAAAACACCAAAAGATCTATAACCCTAAAAGTAGTTGCAGGCTACCTTCTTATCGCAATTTTAGTGGTTGTAGCGGTCTGGTTTATTTACAATCGCGTGGTCATCTTTAGCAATATGGCTCAAAGTAACAGCAGCAACAACGCGCAATTATTTTTGGTGAGTGAAATTACAAGTGATCTTTATGAAACAGAAAATGTTAGCCGCCGTCTTATCCAAACAGGAACTAAAGAAGATATTAAACTTTACCAGGAGCAATTAGACTCCATAAAATTAAACCTGATCGAATTAGATCAGGAATACGATGAAGACAATCTGCATACCGAGTTAGATAGCATTTATAAACTTCTGGATTTAAAAACAGAAAACCTGGAAGCCCTTATAAAATTACGCGAGCAAGAAAGAAACACCAATTACTATAAACAAGTAATGGAAGAACTTAATCGCGTAAACGAAAATTTTGAAGCCAATCAGGGTTACGATAATCGCTTTAACGATCTAGAGCCTTATCAAAAAAGAGTATTAGTAAAATGGCTGGAATATGCCAGAGAAGACAACGCAAAGTCACTTACTAATCAAACCGCAGACTCACTAGTGAGCTCGGTAAAAAAAGTACTAAACGATTTTCAGGAAGCTAATATTCGATTTAGAAACTCAGTATTCGAAAAAGAAAATGACCTGCTGGATAACGATATGGTTCTTAATCAGCAACTAAGAAAAATTCTTGCCAATATTGAACAAGATGAGCGTGTAGCATCTATCGAAAGAACTGAAAAAGCACAGCAAACCCTAGAAGATACTGTTAGCATTATACTCATTTCTGGTGTTGTTTGTGTGATAGTAATCTTGCTTTTTTTGATGCTCATTATTCGCGATGTACGCCGAAGCCAACAATATCGTTTAGAACTGGAGGAAGCAAAAAACTTCGCGGAGACCTTGTTAAAAAGAAGAGAGCAATTAATGGCGGCCATTACGCACGATCTTCGCTCACCATTGAATACTGTGATTGGCTATTCTGAATTACTGGATAAAACCAAACTTGCCAGCAAACAGCAACACTATTTGAGTCAGATTAACAAGTCGTCAGATTTTATTCTCCGATTGGTAAACGACTTACTGGATCTATCGAAACTGGAAGCCGGTAAAATGTTGGTTGAAAATTTACCTTTCAATCCCAAAAATCTTATTACCGATACAGTCCAAAATAATATTCCTGCAAAGCAAAATAAAGATCTTGAAATTAACATTGAAATTTCTGAAGAAGCCGATTCACAATATTCCAGTGATCCTTTCAGAATCAAACAAATCATCGCGAATTTGGTAACCAATGCTATTAAATTTACTGAAAAAGGTGAAATTCTCGTCACAGGTGCTATTCAGAAAAGAAGCAAGCATTCTTCGCTGATTATTAAAGTAAAGGATACCGGTATCGGAATTTCTAAAGAAAAACAAGAGGTCATATTTGAAGAATTTAGTCAGGAAAATAGCGGAATCGAAAAAAAATACGGCGGTAGTGGTTTGGGGCTTACCATTACAAAAAGCCTAACCTCACTTTTAAAAGGAGAAATTCAACTTCAGAGCGACCAAGGTAAAGGAAGCGAGTTTACCGTGATTATTCCGGTAAAAGAATTGAAGAAAGAAGCTGCTAAGGATAAACAAATAAAACAACCTCCAAAAATCCGGAATATTGACTTCGGAAATAAAAAGATTTTGGTAGTTGACGACGAACCGGCTCAATTAGCCTTGACCTTAGAGTTTTTAAGAAGTCATCAACTGAAGTATGAAACCGCAGAAAATGGAAAAAAAGCTTTAGCACTTTTAAACGAAAATGAATACGATCTAATTCTTACCGATATTCAGATGCCTATTATGGATGGCTTCCAATTAATGAACAACATCAAAAAGAATGATCGACTGCGTAAAATACCGATTATCGCTTTGTCTGGCCGCACCGATATGAAAGATGAAGTTTATAAACTTACCGGTTTTACGGCAAAGTTGACTAAACCTTTTAAAGCTCAAGATCTTTTACTTAAAATCAGCGAAATATTTGACCTCAACATAAATCAAAAAGAGGTTTTAGCTGAAAGCAAGTCTAAATCAGCTTCAGAAGCAACCGAATTATATAATTTAGAGGATATTTATATGTTTTCTGGAGAAGACTCAGAAGCCATGCAGGTTATCCTCAAAGCCTTTATAGAAAGTTCAGAAGAAAATATTCAGAAACTCAAAATATGTAAAAAGAAACACGATTTTGAGACTATTGGTCAAATTGCGCATAAAATGCTACCGATGATAAGGCAAATGAAAGTTCTTCTTTTAATTCCAATTTTAGAAAAGCTGGAACGTAAACAAGAAACTTCAATAGCTGAAGTAGATCAGGTAATAAACCAATTAGAAAAGTTGATGCAATCTTTAGAAACTGAGGTTACAGCTTAATATCGTACTGTTTCAATTTATTATACAGTGTTTTTCGATCTATGGAAAGCATTCTTGCAGCTTTGCTTTTATTTCCCGCTGTTTTCTCTAACGCCTCAAGAATCATTTTCTCTTCATTTTTATTTTTGAAAAGGCCATAATCTTCCTCATTCTTTTCGGCTGTAGCAATTTCATGCGGTAACACTTTCATGGGGATTAAATCATCCTGAGTTAACAGTACCGCTCGCTTAACCATATTTTTAAGCTCTCGTAAATTACCAGGCCATGAGTAGCTTTTAAAAGCATCTACAGCATCATCGGTAAATCCAACAACATCTTTTTCTAAATCAATATTAGCTTCTTCTAGAAAATGGTCGGCAAAAAGCATCAAATCTTCTTTTCGATCTTTTAAGGAAGGTACTTTTACCGAAAATTCGTTTAAACGATGATACAAATCCTCTCTAAATTCACCATCCTTTACGGCTTGTGCAAGATCTTCGTTTGTTGCCGTGACTACGCGAATATCGACTTCAATCTCCTTATTACTCCCTACCGGTTTAATGCGGCGCTCTTGCAAAGCTCTTAGTAAC is from Zunongwangia endophytica and encodes:
- a CDS encoding hybrid sensor histidine kinase/response regulator; protein product: MQNTKRSITLKVVAGYLLIAILVVVAVWFIYNRVVIFSNMAQSNSSNNAQLFLVSEITSDLYETENVSRRLIQTGTKEDIKLYQEQLDSIKLNLIELDQEYDEDNLHTELDSIYKLLDLKTENLEALIKLREQERNTNYYKQVMEELNRVNENFEANQGYDNRFNDLEPYQKRVLVKWLEYAREDNAKSLTNQTADSLVSSVKKVLNDFQEANIRFRNSVFEKENDLLDNDMVLNQQLRKILANIEQDERVASIERTEKAQQTLEDTVSIILISGVVCVIVILLFLMLIIRDVRRSQQYRLELEEAKNFAETLLKRREQLMAAITHDLRSPLNTVIGYSELLDKTKLASKQQHYLSQINKSSDFILRLVNDLLDLSKLEAGKMLVENLPFNPKNLITDTVQNNIPAKQNKDLEINIEISEEADSQYSSDPFRIKQIIANLVTNAIKFTEKGEILVTGAIQKRSKHSSLIIKVKDTGIGISKEKQEVIFEEFSQENSGIEKKYGGSGLGLTITKSLTSLLKGEIQLQSDQGKGSEFTVIIPVKELKKEAAKDKQIKQPPKIRNIDFGNKKILVVDDEPAQLALTLEFLRSHQLKYETAENGKKALALLNENEYDLILTDIQMPIMDGFQLMNNIKKNDRLRKIPIIALSGRTDMKDEVYKLTGFTAKLTKPFKAQDLLLKISEIFDLNINQKEVLAESKSKSASEATELYNLEDIYMFSGEDSEAMQVILKAFIESSEENIQKLKICKKKHDFETIGQIAHKMLPMIRQMKVLLLIPILEKLERKQETSIAEVDQVINQLEKLMQSLETEVTA
- a CDS encoding sensor histidine kinase, with protein sequence MIFNDERKFNRWFIIFAGLAVIILVLWNTTIFFNRLKDEERTKMSIWSEALLELDRASSNENLSPLILNVLNSNTSIPTIQTDEEGNIVSTHYIDPEKIDTPEKAENYLNRLRAENEPIIMHLDRFRTHLVFYGNSPVLNSLKYYPLGLVTIGFLILGVIYFFYTTTKNSEQNKLWAGMAKETAHQIGTPLSSLIGWTEILKQENVNEVYVAEIEKDIDRLQTITERFSKIGSAPLLQETDLVEATRESYQYLQSRSSKLIDFNLIVPREEIKVNLNTQLYSWTIENLVKNAIDAMRGKGKLSLEIRQNEKQVFVYVHDTGKGIDKNRFKVIFEPGQTTKKRGWGLGLSLAKRIVEEYHDGRIRVAKSEIGEGTTFEIMLRKT
- the greA gene encoding transcription elongation factor GreA; the protein is MSKVSYYTAEGLKKLREELNQLKDVERPRASEAIGEARDKGDLSENAEYDAAKEAQGLLEMKISKLEEVVANARVIDESQLDTSKVLIHSHVKIKNQNNGAEVKYKLVAQSEADLKSGKISVDSPIGKGLLGKKVGEVADIAVPNGVMKFEVLEIWRE
- a CDS encoding Rieske (2Fe-2S) protein, yielding MKRFLFFNMLLVLLTGCSSSDDGINNNPNLVNINFGFNVNLDLPQYNQLNFPGNQITIYNEGIGIKGVVIYNVNNDLFLAYELSDPNHAPNDCSAMTLNGIEATCSCEGNVYNIITGEQVEGEDDYAMKPYRVEKRGNTITISN
- a CDS encoding acyl-CoA thioesterase, with the protein product MFKLELKLRIDWSDLDMYRHVNNLSFMRFMQSGRVNLWEATGLHKMYTESKKGAMLVSTHCDFKKTLHYPGNVLIKTRIAEIGTKSFKIEHHILNDNQEICAIGKDVAVFYNFKEEQTNAIPDDLRAILNRY
- a CDS encoding TonB-dependent receptor — translated: MKNILFSSLVILFSMSALAQQYELKGIVSRKGEPLSGVTVYVSEEKEGTQTNDLGEYRLVLSEGDYTIDFVFGNRKSYEVNLTEDQILDVDFGDAEEVLGEVFLRSIRVDADSPITFSNLSNEEIESRNLGQDIPILMNYLPSVVTTTDAGNGVGYTGIRVRGSDATRTNVTINGVPYNDAESQGTFWVNLGDFASSTENIQLQRGVGTSTNGAGAFGASINILTDRYSEEASAEVANSYGSFNTHKHTAKFNTGLFNDHWDFSGRASLIKSDGYIDRADSELKSYFLQGAYVADNTLVKAIMFGGKQRTYQAWNGIPGDVLDTNRTYNPSGEYTDEQGNIKFYDNQTDNYQQDHYQLLWNQKYDTNWSSNLAFHYTYGRGYYEEYEEDANLNSFGLSNFMANGEEVTTSDLVNTSWLDNHFYGTTFSLNYKNSKVDAILGGGWNRYDGDHFGEVIYTRFARNNDPLEPFYFNNAVKTDFNIYGKTTVSITEKLAMYGDLQLRTISYEATGPTEELEVFNVNDSFSFFNPKFGFTYQFNKAHQLYGSFARAHREPVRRDYEAAISNNKPNPTEEKLNDYELGWRFNDSKTQINANLYFMDYKDQLVLTGQIDNEGAALRENSDESYRLGLEIDATFRITDYLSIRPNIALSRNKNIDFLTIVDDEQVNIGDTDISFSPSIVGGNMIQVNPLKNLRINWLTKYVGEQYMSNIEAESSELDDYLVNDLNIQYTWDNAPLFKEVLFTGLVNNIFDEKYISNGYYDDGYVAYYPQATINFLAGVTLKF
- a CDS encoding HIT family protein — its product is MSSLFTKIVHGEIPAYKIAEDSQFLAFLDVRPNAKGHTLCIPKKEVDYIFDMDEQMYMELMRFSRKVALALEKTVECKRVGVAVVGLEVPHVHVHLIPLNDMGDMNFANHHEMSEEQLKELAESIHVNL